A single region of the Gossypium arboreum isolate Shixiya-1 chromosome 12, ASM2569848v2, whole genome shotgun sequence genome encodes:
- the LOC108478210 gene encoding uncharacterized protein LOC108478210, whose amino-acid sequence MVLYKQKKSQGPKGNRLLVSITVLGSAGPIRFVVNEEELVSSVIDTALKAYAREGRRPVLGSAISDFFLYCPSAGSDALNPWETIGSQGARNFILCRKPSNEKMEDDGRSANSITGKGSGNWKAWINKSLNLKISSHY is encoded by the exons atgGTGCTTTACAAGCAGAAGAAGAGCCAGGGTCCTAAGGGCAACAGGCTGTTGGTTAGCATCACTGTTTTGGGAAGTGCTGGGCCGATCCGTTTCGTTGTTAACGAAGAAGAGCTGGTTTCTTCTGTTATCGATACTGCTTTGAAAGCCTATGCTCGTGAAGGTCGGCGCCCGGTTCTGGGATCCGCTATCAGTGATTTCTTCCTTTATTGCCCCAGTGCTGGATCAGATG CACTGAATCCATGGGAGACAATTGGATCACAAGGGGCAAGGAATTTCATTTTGTGCAGGAAGCCAAGCAATGAGAAAATGGAAGATGATGGAAGATCAGCAAACTCAATTACTGGGAAAGGAAGTGGGAATTGGAAGGCATGGATCAACAAATCACTCAATCTTAAGATTTCTTCCCATTATTAG